AACCTGCGCTCGACCACCCAGCGCCGCGGCAGCAAGACAAAGCCTCGTTTGGCGGTCGGCAGCGTGACCACCGCCAGGCGACTGCCGTGGGCGGCGGCATCGGCTGCCGGTTGCTCACCAGGGTCGCCCTGGTCAACGAAGGCCACCTCTACCGTGTCGCCAGTTACCTCTTGAATGCGCTGCGCCAGTGCCGCTACCTGCGCCCGGTCTTGGTCGTTGGCTGGGGTGACCACCACCGCCAGCAGTTGTCCAAGCGTATCCACGGCCAGATGCACCGTCGAGCCGTTCCGACGTTTGTGCCCATCGTAGCCGGCACGTCCCCCGCTTTCTGGCGTCGACTGAAGCGTCCGGCTGTCCACAATGACGGCGCGGGGCTGGGGTGTGCGGTCGGTGATGTCGCGCAGCAGCATCCGCACATCATGCACCATCTGCTCAACCACGCCCGCTTTCAGCCAGCGCTGGGTCTGTTGATACACCACGTGCCACGGCGGTACGTCGTTGGGCAGCATCCGCCACGGCGCACCGGTACGCAGAAGGTAGCGCAGCCCGTTGGAGACGTCGCGCAGGGAATAGTTCCGCTGCGGCGCTGCTTCGTCCATCAGTGTCAAATAGGGCGCAACAAACGCCCACTCTTCATCGGAAACATCACTGGGATACGCTTTTCGTGTCATAGCGTCATGATATACGAGCAGAACCGAAAAGTCCATAACAGGCTCTAGCCGTGCACTATTATGTTGCTGTTGTCGTGGCAGTCGTAGGGGCACGGCATGCCGTGCCCCTACGACCCCTATCATACCAGCGCTGGCGTCCGGCGGTACATCGTTCAGGCACAGCATCAGGGTTATCGTTGGCTGGTGGGCCATGACTGCTACCCTGTTAGACTTGACATAATAATCATGACTGCTCGTGGATGGATCGGACACCCGCAGATCACCGTGCGACCGGTCGCGTACCGTATTTGATAATCAATAATGATGCCGTGTAATTCAGTGCTCGTCGGGCTGGAGATGCGTGTTGGCCGTTCCTTTCTCGTACAATACTAGAACTTATTTCATAAAAAAGCTGTACTGTCGCGCTCTAATAACCATCTCCAGTGCCATCACGCGCTGCATTGGTTGCCTTGCTCGTCTATCACCCGCGTGTTGCGTCGTTTGGAGTGCGGCAGCCA
This genomic window from Chloroflexus aurantiacus J-10-fl contains:
- a CDS encoding IS5 family transposase, with product MTRKAYPSDVSDEEWAFVAPYLTLMDEAAPQRNYSLRDVSNGLRYLLRTGAPWRMLPNDVPPWHVVYQQTQRWLKAGVVEQMVHDVRMLLRDITDRTPQPRAVIVDSRTLQSTPESGGRAGYDGHKRRNGSTVHLAVDTLGQLLAVVVTPANDQDRAQVAALAQRIQEVTGDTVEVAFVDQGDPGEQPAADAAAHGSRLAVVTLPTAKRGFVLLPRRWVVERRFAWMTRFRRLVRDDERVAATLAGLHFVAVAILLAHRFVALMVQSS